The genomic window TGTCTCAGGGATCATCTCACAAAACATGAGTGGCACTAAAAcctaattaaataaataatcttCTTGTGAATGCAAAGAGTCTCATTTGTCCAATACAGCATCCATGAAACAGGTGGATGTAATTAAGTTAGAACTGTTTAATCCACCAATGATATTGCCAACTCAAGACTATCTTTATGAAGAATAGAACAAGGAAAAACTGTATAGAATACtgtgtgattttgttttctacATTAAATTACTAGAAAAAATTGCTGAGTACAGCTGTACTGAAAAGCTGAATCAACACTCCTTTATGCAGGATGGTGGGAGAAAAAAACTACACTGGAATTAATTCCTTAGCAAAATAACACCTGACATAAGATCTGAAAGCACTCtaagttttaaatttactttcttcCCAAGCAGGCAAAATCTGATATTCTCTTTCTTCTTGCAGTTTCATTGATTCAAAAAGGTCTTCTGGTTTCCTTTCAGGACCAGAGGTGTACAATGCAGCAGAGTGCGGAGTACCTTAGAGCAAAAGTGCACATGGAAAATTTAGCATTTAATGCCCCAGTTCAATAAGGCTCTTTATAAGTTGTATCAGCAAGTTGTATCATCAAGATCATTAAAATATTAGTGAACTGCGACAGCTTATTCTTGATACCTGACAGAAATACAATCACTGTTCAAAGCAACTTTTCACTAAAAGTAAACAGTTTCCATGGAAACCagaaatatatatatctttttctGGTTTGCTTTCTCAACAAACAAGTTTAAAGATTTGGTGTTTACCTTTAGATTTCTCTGGCTGCACAGCCTCTATCTCCTGCTCCCATCTCTTAAGCCGTTCTTGTTTCTGCCAACCTCCAGTGATGGATCTTGTCAATTGGGGCTGAATGGCTACAGCTTCTTCTCCAGGATTAGTAGCGTAAAATGTAGATGAAGGAATGGCTACAAACAGAGATATAAagcatttgacaaatttgacATTAACAACAAGGATGGTACCATGACACTAGGCTTGACATCTATTTATGTGTCCAGAGAGCTCATCTCCCATACAGGGACAGCAATCATTTGCTCCATCTaacataaatatattttttcatactttGTACCAAATAAATATCATAACACTGTGATGATTCTTTAAATGTTCATTACATAGGTAGTTATTACTGCGACAAGTGGTTTTATCTGAACCGGAGCCTTTGGTTTATGATCTCTCTCTGCGAACCTGGTGGTGTTGTATGTTGGAGAGGAAACACTTTACTTCACAATCTAGCaaaaaagatttacaaaagGACCAGGTTACTCTCTTGTTACTAACCTCTGTGTGCATCCTTTTTAAAAAGTGCTCTGCATGCATTGTACTCTCCCTCATCCATTGCTGTTTTCAGCTTCAGCTCAGTCAGGTTCAGTTCCTTCAAGATCTTCTCAGTGACAAAACAATCCTGAACCACCTTTTCCAAACGGCCACTTGAATAATCTTTCCACAATTTCTCCAAGCTCTGAGGAGAATGACACTCCACTTTTATCACCAAGCTTCCCACAGAAGCACCTGTGAAGACAATCTCCATTTCTTTCAAGTATTCTTTAAATTCATTATGCGCATCTCTAGACTGCGGTGGTGTAGTCTGAAGATAGTTTATAGCAATTAAACATAAGGCTTTTGCTTTAAGTGCTGGGAGATCATCTATTTCTGTATCAGATCTTCTTTTCCTGCATGTGCCTGATGTTGTTGTTGCCTTCTGACATAGAGCAGGCTCTGAAGCTGTGCTGTGCATGTCTGGATCTGTAGTTTTCAGGTCTTCCACATCAACTTTGatatttaattttgcatctgttgATTTGCAACAAATAGTCTAAGTTAAAGTTGTACTTCAAATTCACTTACACCCATTCAGTGCAAAGGACAGTGGATATTAATTATTGACCAAGGGTAAAGTCAGGATAACTGGAACATCTTGGTCCatagaaaatgcaaaaagaagATGAGGTAAATAACTAGCCATCTTGAccaaacaagcttggtcaataaaagaCTCAACATATAGCCAAAAGATTGTACTTGAAGAAGAATATCAGACTCAAGTTCAGGACTTGTTCAATTTTGAGTGCtgggaaagaaagccaactgtgaaaGTCAGTGAtagtttttcatttgacaaaTTAAAAGTAAGATCATTTGATAGGTTTACAATGACCAAGATTGAGAATtctaattttaataaaaataacaaattgtgCAAGTTTGCTGCACCAAATTTTTTACTTGCTTGGGATCAACACTGGCAATCCCATCTTGCCTGCTCTGGTAGTCAATCAAAACACAAGACTTGTTTCATATTGCCAAGGGCACTGCCTGCTTAAcaataagttaaatttttacttcaaacatATCAGCTGACTGTGAATGTACAATCATAGGTGAAATTTTTCTGGTCAACAACAATGTTTCCCAACTAAAGAAGaattttgaaagtgaaaaagaaaaacatcgcAATGCAGTTAGTAGGTTTATTAGAATTATTAGCGACATTTGATTCCAGTAACAACCAGACTTCCTTGCACTATCTACATGCATACACTTGTCCTCAACTTTGACTCAATTGAACAGATCACAGATGCTAGATCTTAACTGCTTCTTACCCACCacatacaaagaaaaacatgGCATTTACCAGTACATCATATAagcaaaagtaaaaccaaataACATACTGTACCATTTGAAGTTTTGACTATGttcttgatcatttctttaaatctCTCACATTCTCCACTCCAAGAGTAAACCTTGCTGTAGTTCTCTCGAAGCTTCATTGCATTGGTTTGTTGCTCCTCTGGACTTTGATTGGACAATTCTTTAATCCTTTGCACCCATTGTGTTGCATTGTCATCATCTGATTCAATAACTACAGACTGTCCACCCTCTACTTTATACAAAGCCTCTGCTATTCCTGATTCGGCAGAAACAAGGACAGGAACACCAGCAGAAATGGCCTCCAGGGCCACCAACCCAAAGCCCTCAGTACGGGAAGGCAGAGAAACCAAATCCGACTGATAGAACATCATCTTAAGTTCCTCTTGTTGGCTGCAATAACCACGGATGGTTAGTTGGTTGCGGTTGATGCATGTGTTGTCAAGAAACCACTGTTCCACTTTTTGGTGTTCGCCAGGAGATGAACCAACAAAAGTCAGTTTGAACTTCTTACCAAGAGAACCGATGGCATTTGCAACTATATCGTAGCCTTTCAGGGAAAGATCCTCAAAGGTTGCTCGGCCGAACATAAACACATTAAAGTTCTTAACTACTGTTCTGTCTACCACCAACTGGGatttattggaaaaattttcaaagatccCAGGAGTAATAAGCTCCACTTTTACATTAACAAGACTTCTACTGTACAACTGTTGCAGGCGTGAGCCAACAGCGACAACTGCATCCGCTGCTTTACACAACTCAATTTCCATCTTGTGCTTCTTCTCGTTCTCTTCTATTGTATCTGTTGCAGCCATAGttgttttcttgtattttccAAGGTCTTCGCAGTAGACATGGACATATTGTACCCATTTACATTTTGTAGCCTGTGCTAGGAAATACGCAGGACTACCCAGCTTTCTTCCATGGCCTATCACCAGATGTGGTTTTGGGAGCTCTGAGGGTGGAAACTTCAAGCACTCGAGGGGATCGGCTGAACCAGGAACATTTCGAGCTGTGATTAAATTAACACCATGTTGTTTAGCATCTTTTCTGTCCCGATCATCGCTATTGGAGACATAGCAATGGATTTTCATGCTACCAGTCGTCGCTTGTGCCAAATTAATGGCAAATTCTCGATTGAAAGTTGATAATCCACCCTTAGAAGATTTCCATTCGTCGCAGAGAAACATGACATCAATAAGCTTTTGTTCTTCCTGCTCCTCTTCGCTATTTGTCGCAGTCCCAACTTCAGAGCACGCCATTGTGAGTTTTTTCACCCCTATTTTCAATGATCAATTCACTTCATTCTGCTACATATATTTACGACTGACTCCATTCTGCTTCCGCATTAGGCAACTGAGCAGGTGCATAGGTAACTTTACATGTTCCTGTTGAGGTACCCCCTTGGAGCTACCGACTGTTTCTGAACTCCTTATGGctcataattttgtaaaaaaataatgtaagaCCCTCTCTATCAGAGTCAAAAGTATTCACAACAACCGATTTTGCCAATGTAAATAGTCGCAGCTTTAGTTCGATTCGATAATTCTCAAGAGGTTCCTCAGCTGTGGGCACCTAGACGTGTGGGAGACTGGGTCGATAGAATCAAACATGGCGGAAGACTAGGCGAACAGgttaaggatttttttaaggatttagacaaatttgatgttttctgtAAACTAGAAATCATTGTCGAATGGATCTGTGTGATCCTGTTAGCATTATATTAGTGACAGCCGGTAGTAGAGGACAGAGTCTATTATTTCGTTATCCATATTTACCGCCTTCCCGGACTGAGAGGAGAGAAAAAGGTCAGCTTAATTCTGCTCGCTTAGACTATCTGCACAGTATGAAATGGCCATGTTGCAGGCGCATAAAAGCAGGCCTGAACAAAATTTAGCGTGTACAGAGCCATTTAAATTTTACAAGGAAAGagcttttaaggaaaaaaaatcgagtaCGTGCATTTGTCTCATTCTCCAGCTTTAGACTGTGTCACCATTGTAAGTTCTCAAAGTTCTTGGACTGTGCGCTCGAAACTAACCTTCAGTGCATCAATTGCCTTGCAGAAATCCCTAAGAATCGTTTCGCCTTGGGTAAAGTCGAAGAGAGTACGGACGTAAGGTACGCATTGCCTATTTAAGCACAAGTCAAAGTAAGCCCACCTCCATTCTTGGGATGGACTTGGGAGACTGGGGTTTATATTGTCTGGTGCAATAAGCACtttaatattctttggcctGGAAATAAAGACGAGGATTCTAGTTGTCACTTTTAGTTGCTCTTAATTACATGGGGAATTGAACACAGAGTCCTGGGAatcctggaaagtcctggaaatctgcctaactcaagcaataaagttttcagaatGTATATTAAATGAAATGATTGTAAGACAGTGGgtagaattgattttgaaatcttgggagtgaaagggtgtaAGGTGAAATTTGGAGTCCTGGAAAACCGATCTGAGTCTTAGAAAAGTCCtgaaaaattatatgaaatttctttcttaaaaagggTACGAACCCTGTGAACACCATTTAGGAGGGTGGATAAGATTTAAATAGCATgctcttaattttttgttttcttcataatggtaaattttcaaagttcttttgATTTTATGGCTATGAAATTGGCATGGGTATGCAAGATCCCCAATAAGTAGAGCAAATGTTAAATTATCATTACCACACCTGATTGTGTTAAGATGTTTCTAAGGTTTGGCAAACTACCAAAAAACTGCCTAGGAATTTTTTGTCTCTTGGAATTTTATCATCTTATGCATTGCCtacatttcagaaatttttcCGGAATCAAAGATGGTTATCTCATTGGGTGAGTTCAATCAATAATCTAACTGGCAGGAGCTCTTCTTGTAGGTTTGGCTAAATGTCTATGTTATAGTGCCCCATTTCTAAagtggttggttttttttctctgactcATCACTCCTGTGCAGTGTGACAGACTCAACTCAATCTTGTTAGTctttcaaaacagaaatttatgttttgaagaaacttaccatattttgatctttaactttaaaatttttgcttgGCATTGTTTCTTTGCAGATTTTCTGACAGCACACTAGCAAATATTTTGTCACCAAAATCTAATGCATGTGGCAAGAAATTTGAGCTGAAGATTGATGAAGTGTTATTTGTGGGCCATCCAACACTGGCTTATGAAAGACAAGACAGAGAATTCAAGGTATCTGCCTATTACATTATTAATATCAATAACTAATAAGAACTAGTGGTTCAAAGCCAGAGTCTGATTTGTCAATCAAAATTAGGCTAACAGACCAAACTCAAAGTAAAGTCAAAATTCTTTCACTAAATCAAACTGTGACAAAATCAAAGAGACAAACACCCATTCATAGAATGCATACataaattacaataaaacaGTTGCAAAAGGggttatcaaaaatattttgagttatGGGAATGTGACACATGCTTCCCTGCTGTAAATTGAGCCTCAAGCTTTCCAAATAGCTCAGGTCCCCCTTTCTTAGAGTAGACAGTGAAATGTGctggtttccagcttattttGACAACCATGCAGCTGCTGTTCTTTCATGTGAAAGtgaacacaaaaaaaagtcacttCTGTAACAATGTCTACACTGTCCTAAAAGTGTTCAAAGTGAGTGgttgataaccaatcatgtttagGAATGTCCTAATTGTATTTAGAACAAACACAAGCATTTTTATTCAGGAACAAGGTAATTAAAATTTAGCCATTTTGGGTTAATTGAAAGTCATTTTGTGTAGCCCTGAAAAGTGGAAACACATGTGAAAGCTGTTATCAGCAACAAATCACTTCTGATCAGTGGATCTAAGTATTTATTGTtaatctttaagtttttttgtcaattttattttatagagAAGTGATACCTCATCTAGGAAGGATGATGTCATGATGAAACTGTTCAATGTTGTCTTTGTACTCCAGGTGCAGATTATTTTATTAACATTTACATGTTTTTTACTACTTGCTATTATGAGTTATATagaatttctttcaaacaaagcATCAGAACTAATAATCACTCCCAACTCCTATTGAAAGCACTAGGAGTTTCTTGTTTCTGAGTTAACAGGCTTAAAACATGTCTTCATAGTTTTTATCAGCATGCAAAATAAACTATCCTAAAGATTGTTCATAGTGTGACCTCAGCTTACTTAAAAGTTGTGAGTGGAACTACAGCATCTCTAAGTGACACCATCTCTATTATTTTTCCATTACTCTCCCTGAATGGTTATTAAAGAAAACAGCATTAACTGTGTATCATTTctcttatcaatttttttaggcAAGTGTAGAACCTTCTGTTGTTCACTGTTACCATGACTTATCCAAGAGAATAGCAATTGCCCTAAGGCATGAAGAGATAAGGTAAATTGAAGTCACAAACTAAGACAGATATAGGATATAAATTTAAATGTGTGATGCCAGATTTGGTGAAACtgctttaatttgtttgaaCAATGACGTGAATCATGGATTATGTGTTAGATGTCATTTTGCTGCCTTGTGAATTAATGAATGAGTGGCACTGCATGACATAGTGAACAGTTGATTGTATAGGTTAGCAGTGCTCCCAATCAAGGGGATAAAgaactttgtttcttttttgtttggaaTAAAAATGGGAATATAAATGGGTACTTAGTAACACAGGGTTACCTGAAAAAGACATTAAGCAAAACTTCTTCTTGATTCATGCAATGAAAACCAGTCCAGCCATGGTAATAACATGAGATCTATATCTCCTTCAGTTATCAGTCTTAATAATATATAATGAAAAAGTTATAGGtgtctgattggctaaaaaagagtgcatttttcatgtaacatgagtgctaagttgtaacacaagtgcaaattacaaatagtctACAccctgaaaacattttgttgctCTTGACCTTCTGTGATGCATTTTTCATGTGAATTATTAACAATTAACAATAAGATTTctcatgcaatttggtgtaaataagcactggtaaatttttcaaagacaacaaaactgcACAATCCAGTAAGGTGAGTGCAATTTAGTTGTtgtattaacaccaaattgcattcgTAATCATGTTATTACCCAAACTTATGATATACAAAActttgtttcttgctcttgTTTCTAGATGTAGATATTTGAGCTCTGAAAGGGAAATTATACTTTCTGTTCATGACGAAATGTCAGCCATGCCTGAAGGTACGACTTAGAGAAATTCAGTTTTCTAGTTTGGATATGCAtgtgttttctttgaaaagggTCTGTGTTTTAATGGGCTCCCCTTTTCCCTCCCTATTCACCCTGTTGTATCTCTGGGTATGGACATTTGTAACCTGCAGGataagtgtaattttttttgcttcattttgaGAGGAAGGGAAGTAGGGGTGAGGCAAGTGCAAAGGGTAAGTCACACGTGAGATGAGCCAGGCCCCATTCCTTCCTCGTCATTGTGCTAAAGAATACCTAAAGTTATCTACAGGCTTTGACTTTTGCCAGTGTATCTCTGTAACGTCCCAGAGTATGTTGACCAAATATAACTAGATAACAACTCTGAAGAATATTGTgctaaattaaaatataattatcaGCCAGAAGTACACAACAAACAGAGGATTAAAccaatttttcagttcttattaCAAGACCATTTTCAAATGGAATTACACCTTCCTAGCAAACTCTccttaaataaaacaaatgtagCTTAATGCTCTCCTACACTGTATCTCTGTTACATGCACATAAAAAGGCTTTGTCAGGTTCATTCAATGTGTGTTAGGGACTCAACAACTATTATTTAAACCCAGTTAAACTTACCTCTAAAAAAACAGACTGCGCAGAATCACCATTTAAACACATCCTCCCCAAGAGCAAGCTGGCAAGGGacttaaaagatgtttttaagaGGTTTGTGTACTTGCCATGTTTTTGTATGACAGattaattgcaaaaaattatttctttaggGTGTACCACTTAACAATTATCTGCCATAGAAAGAGATCAAAACCATTTTTTGAAAGGTCATAAGTTGCCCTGTTGGGCTTGttcttttgtatttattttggTTATTAACCTTCTTAGTTCTTATTAtcccttaaacccctaagactgactggaatgtaatttctcctcaccacatcacccctgaatcaaactttaaggccaggagaataaaggaactgaatcaccaactaaagaagctcatgattgttagacaaattctccttgtcaacaccttaaaaaatgtttagagaacagtatggagaatatgcatactgatgtttgggtgtaaagagTTGAGTAAGAGGACAGAGTAATGACACTGTTTTTGTATTCTTTACGCCCttcttttcttgtgttttgACTTCAGTTTATGTGCATCTGGAATTGTAAGGCTGAAGATCAATGGCTGGGTGAATGTTAGCTTTTGCCTTCCTCACAAAGTCCACTATTTGAACCAGGGAACCATTCACATCAAGGTATGGAACACCCTCGGAaggtttgggtttgggtttgtTAATGGGATTTTTAATGGTTATGTAATTTGGAGCAATGTCGACTTTGCTTGTGATGGCATCTTTGTTTAGTATATTTGCTTGTTTTATCAATTTAGAATTGTCTAATGAAATGCTTCTCTGGGCCAGCAAAGTCTAAGTAATAAGTAAAGACCAGAGTTCAGGTATTGCATGGGTCCTCAAACATCCTCTGCTGACCATTGTAGCAAAGATAAATGAGACAGCCTTAAGATGTTAACGTTCTTATACAACCCTctatttgtccttttttttttttttttttttttttccagcctgAAGCTATACACAAATCCCTTGCAGTCATCAGGtgtgataaacatttttcacgATAAATAACAGGattgaaagttttgttttgtatgtttgtttgcttatttgtttggttttttaggAGAGACCTCTACTCGGATTTCAGGACTATTACAACTACCTCTAGGTTTCGattttttgtaaattacaaGAAAATCGCTTGCCTGGGCGTTGTCATTCAGAATGTTGTTGACAATCCATTATATGCTTCTTCTATGACTGTGGGAGTGGTAAAGACATGTTATGGAAATGACGGTATCTTGGTAGACGAGAACGTAGAACTAGATCTACTTTCCAATGATTCATGTcggtttttttccctctcttaTATAGGCCATATCACACGCTGCTTTTTCTTGTGGACGAGAGGTATCTATTGGCCTCCCTCGCAGGGGACTGTTCCCCAGCCATCACACGACTGGTGAAAATGGCCAGTCCACTGAAAAGGTACAGCCTGGGATACCACATGTTATTTAATAACATTGACTTAGCCTCCTCACTTTGAAGTAAGTGTTACATGTATCTTGGAAGCAAACAGGGTTAAAAAAGTCTATTTTTGCAACTTCCATGGTATAAGCAGCTTCATCCCCTCCCCCCTGCTCCACCAAGTTGCTTATCCCTCTCCTACccccctttttttattttcgatcCTACTTTCATCAACTGAACTCACTGCAGTAGTACGCTGTCTCCCCACATACTTTTACTACGTGCGGCTGTACAAGATTGGAATTGAATGAAATTGGAAAGCCTGAAGATCACTGCCGAGTGACTTCTGACTGTAAAGCAAACGAGTAACTCTGGTAATTATTGCTTCCACAGCTTCCAAACGTTATCACAAGACACAGATATTCCATTATCTCAGGTCGGTATTCTGATCGCTTCAGTTGATACTTAAGTTTTCATCTTGATACCAGCgtaatgtttattttcttttccgtATTACAAGGTGTTCGCCATAGCAGCTCATCTGGTTTACTGGGGAATGGCAACTATCATCTACCCGCTCTGTGAGAGTAACGTGTATGTCGTTGCACCAAATTCCTCCACAAGCGTGTAAGTGAACTGTTTGGCTCCGTATTTTGTTACTGCGGTCGATCAGCCAACCGCTGACGCTGACGATGCGTTTGTTCGCTCACTTGTATTCACGTCCTTGTCTCTTTCTTGAACATCACCGgttaagcattttttttctccagatCGTCGCCGCTTGTGGAAGAATTCACCTCACGTTTTCCAGGGATGTCTTTTCACAATGTGCTTTCGGAGTTTTCTTTACCCGCTCCTCTGAGCCAACACAATAATCCACTAGGCCTGCCACAGCAAAAGGTACAGCTACcagaatatttgttttatctgtGGGGCGTGGCGGTGAGCACCGCTAAATCTCAAAACTTGCCACTGCATGTAGCCCTCAATGAACTTTTTGTAGTTCTATTGTAATTTTTGTCGTGGAAAATTGTCTTGATATCAGCTCGCACTGAAGTCTCGTTCTCCGTCAAGCTTGCATAGTGGTAATGGAAAACTTAAGGATCAACAGTTTTTTTCGTAACTGCTTTCCCTTTGTCATTTTCTCTCCAGCGTTTGGTATCGTAATTTTGCTCGATGAAAGCTTCGTTAAGTCAAGTCTCCCTGGAATTTGATTTCTTATCCTGCCTTACATATTAAACACGGGGCAGGGTTTATCATGTCAGGCTGAGGTAGTTTTATTCCTTGCTAAATATTTCAGGCAGAACCTGCCCAAATGGTTGTGTGGATGTTACAACGAAGGCTCTTAATACAGGTATTAATTTCGTGGCtaatataaaattaaataacacaGGTAGGGCTATCCAAGTATTTGGGAGCCATTTTGATTTGAGTGTTGAAAACGGTTTGCGATcacattggttttgttttactgcGCACAGTGATTGGTGCCGAAAAGTCGCGTTAACCtgcttctcaaccaatcagatgtgttttcccgcgcttgaggtCCCTCTGCCTgcttcttctgattggccaataagactgattactttggttttcacTTTACGATGTCCAGCCCAAAAGTGCTCTAGTTTTCATGATAAAATCATCTAACCCTGACAGTATTAAAGTTTCACATTTTTTGCATTACTTGAAAATGCCTCAAgatgtaaaaaatatattttcgtcGAGTTCTCGAGCCCGTTCCATCGTAACAAAGCCTATGAGTTTTCCCATAgtttgttaagaaaaaaataaaggcgAAGTCGGTTTGCATTAGCGGTTTTACGCGTCTCTTCCTAATTTTAAACAATGCAAGATGAATAGTCGAGGCCAATGCGATTCAACATACATAACAGTGGCAAATCCACAAGTTTCGGTTCACTGAATTACCGTAAGGCAGGAAGTCGAAGCTGGTTAAAGGCATTTTACctatcaatttcattttttgtacgATGGTTGCGTATTGTGGTAGTTATTAGGAAATCATACAGATGTTGGAACTCTGACATTTCTTAATTTGGAGGAACAACTTGCGATCACTTCACAACTTCATTGGTCCATAGTATGTAAAAACTTGTCTAGATGTATAAATTCAAGAGTACTCCTCTCATGAACTCTTGCAAATGGTGAACAAATTTTGCGTCTCATAAAATCGTTCTATTGAGAGCTTTAGGACCAAATacgatttttattttgaatatgAACCCTGTTTCAGAGAAGATCttcatctttattttttacAGTTGCACGCCTATGTGTTCCTAGTACCGAACGTCCAATCTGAGAAGAGGTCCAGCGGCCAAAGTGGAGGCCTGGGTCTAGGGGGACGAAGGGTTCATCGGATATTTGGAAACAATATCCCAGATGGTCCATCGTCTTTTGACGCTGACCAGCAGGAGCCCGCTGAAAATGAAGGGCATTCAGAGTTAGGAGGTGAACTGAAGGGTCTGTCGCGCTCAGAGAGGAAAAGCGTGCTTCAAGTTGCTGCGGCACGTGACCCGGATGACTTAAAGCTATTTACCAGGTGAGTCTTGAATAATGTTCAACGCTCCGCATAAGGTGCAGTCAGCGCAAACTGCGCTAACCATGGAAACGGATTTATTTTTAAGGCGAGGAACTAAGGAGAGGCCACAGAATGACGTTTAAGATAGGGTCTCTCGCGCTTTGAAGAAAGG from Pocillopora verrucosa isolate sample1 chromosome 8, ASM3666991v2, whole genome shotgun sequence includes these protein-coding regions:
- the LOC131788582 gene encoding uncharacterized protein isoform X1; amino-acid sequence: MACSEVGTATNSEEEQEEQKLIDVMFLCDEWKSSKGGLSTFNREFAINLAQATTGSMKIHCYVSNSDDRDRKDAKQHGVNLITARNVPGSADPLECLKFPPSELPKPHLVIGHGRKLGSPAYFLAQATKCKWVQYVHVYCEDLGKYKKTTMAATDTIEENEKKHKMEIELCKAADAVVAVGSRLQQLYSRSLVNVKVELITPGIFENFSNKSQLVVDRTVVKNFNVFMFGRATFEDLSLKGYDIVANAIGSLGKKFKLTFVGSSPGEHQKVEQWFLDNTCINRNQLTIRGYCSQQEELKMMFYQSDLVSLPSRTEGFGLVALEAISAGVPVLVSAESGIAEALYKVEGGQSVVIESDDDNATQWVQRIKELSNQSPEEQQTNAMKLRENYSKVYSWSGECERFKEMIKNIVKTSNDAKLNIKVDVEDLKTTDPDMHSTASEPALCQKATTTSGTCRKRRSDTEIDDLPALKAKALCLIAINYLQTTPPQSRDAHNEFKEYLKEMEIVFTGASVGSLVIKVECHSPQSLEKLWKDYSSGRLEKVVQDCFVTEKILKELNLTELKLKTAMDEGEYNACRALFKKDAHRAIPSSTFYATNPGEEAVAIQPQLTRSITGGWQKQERLKRWEQEIEAVQPEKSKGTPHSAALYTSGPERKPEDLFESMKLQEEREYQILPAWEEIPLRVKGDRKAEEEEGLDTLLTSHIRKGKWRVVLEYLDGLPRFENPFSSVAGAQDDEGIGLPLCYSSQSGILTWWPTDEDRDLVILCKAISQSSPPLKITKLILSESPITDEGVENLSVALSRSDLNSLTLSFSSLSQQGIKHLSKAIAYRNCKKLTSLNVSGNHFGDKGITHICETLTSINCELTRLDLCVNSLGNEGMKLLSEAITSGNCKLTLLDVSGNNIGNEGMKHLCKALTSSASKLSGLNVRHNRVDDKGISHLCNALTDTNCKLGILDLRGNSSITVQGRKYLCHALTGSDWKMEGLKLFRSSTK
- the LOC131788582 gene encoding uncharacterized protein isoform X2, with amino-acid sequence MACSEVGTATNSEEEQEEQKLIDVMFLCDEWKSSKGGLSTFNREFAINLAQATTGSMKIHCYVSNSDDRDRKDAKQHGVNLITARNVPGSADPLECLKFPPSELPKPHLVIGHGRKLGSPAYFLAQATKCKWVQYVHVYCEDLGKYKKTTMAATDTIEENEKKHKMEIELCKAADAVVAVGSRLQQLYSRSLVNVKVELITPGIFENFSNKSQLVVDRTVVKNFNVFMFGRATFEDLSLKGYDIVANAIGSLGKKFKLTFVGSSPGEHQKVEQWFLDNTCINRNQLTIRGYCSQQEELKMMFYQSDLVSLPSRTEGFGLVALEAISAGVPVLVSAESGIAEALYKVEGGQSVVIESDDDNATQWVQRIKELSNQSPEEQQTNAMKLRENYSKVYSWSGECERFKEMIKNIVKTSNDAKLNIKVDVEDLKTTDPDMHSTASEPALCQKATTTSGTCRKRRSDTEIDDLPALKAKALCLIAINYLQTTPPQSRDAHNEFKEYLKEMEIVFTGASVGSLVIKVECHSPQSLEKLWKDYSSGRLEKVVQDCFVTEKILKELNLTELKLKTAMDEGEYNACRALFKKDAHRAIPSSTFYATNPGEEAVAIQPQLTRSITGGWQKQERLKRWEQEIEAVQPEKSKVPLRVKGDRKAEEEEGLDTLLTSHIRKGKWRVVLEYLDGLPRFENPFSSVAGAQDDEGIGLPLCYSSQSGILTWWPTDEDRDLVILCKAISQSSPPLKITKLILSESPITDEGVENLSVALSRSDLNSLTLSFSSLSQQGIKHLSKAIAYRNCKKLTSLNVSGNHFGDKGITHICETLTSINCELTRLDLCVNSLGNEGMKLLSEAITSGNCKLTLLDVSGNNIGNEGMKHLCKALTSSASKLSGLNVRHNRVDDKGISHLCNALTDTNCKLGILDLRGNSSITVQGRKYLCHALTGSDWKMEGLKLFRSSTK
- the LOC131790992 gene encoding GATOR1 complex protein NPRL3; its protein translation is MDLCDPVSIILVTAGSRGQSLLFRYPYLPPSRTERREKEIPKNRFALGKVEESTDVRNFSGIKDGYLIGFSDSTLANILSPKSNACGKKFELKIDEVLFVGHPTLAYERQDREFKRSDTSSRKDDVMMKLFNVVFVLQASVEPSVVHCYHDLSKRIAIALRHEEIRCRYLSSEREIILSVHDEMSAMPEDCAESPFKHILPKSKLARDLKDVFKSLCASGIVRLKINGWVNVSFCLPHKVHYLNQGTIHIKPEAIHKSLAVIRPYHTLLFLVDERYLLASLAGDCSPAITRLVKMASPLKSFQTLSQDTDIPLSQVFAIAAHLVYWGMATIIYPLCESNVYVVAPNSSTSVSSPLVEEFTSRFPGMSFHNVLSEFSLPAPLSQHNNPLGLPQQKAEPAQMVVWMLQRRLLIQLHAYVFLVPNVQSEKRSSGQSGGLGLGGRRVHRIFGNNIPDGPSSFDADQQEPAENEGHSELGGELKGLSRSERKSVLQVAAARDPDDLKLFTRLIPYFRGNHHLEEVMYYENLTRSQLLTLIDKFRDVLFLCQHEDPVTLYFYNR